A single region of the Anaerostipes rhamnosivorans genome encodes:
- a CDS encoding aldo/keto reductase, with the protein MIYKDFKGTKLSALGLGAMRLPLIKGGGDTQIDVEQTAQMVDYALKHGINYFDTAYGYHDGQSETVIGKVLSAYPRESYYLATKFPGYDLSNMDKVDSIFEEQLNKCGVEHFDFYLFPNVYEKNIDPYVDEKYGIMEYLLEQKKAGRIKHLGFSCHGRYDTLKRFLDVYGEHLEFCQIQLNYLDWKLQDAKAKVELLNEYEMPVWVMEPLRGGKLSALSKENSKKLKNLRPDEGIPAWAFRFLQTVPGVTMVLSGMSNMDQLEENVATYAEEKPLDDQEMTALMEVADSMLDILPCTGCRYCTSHCPKKLDIPTLLSLYNESRFNTTIITQMAVEALPEEKRPDACIGCRGCEAVCPQQLKISEAMADFTEKLKQPAGL; encoded by the coding sequence ATGATTTATAAAGATTTTAAAGGAACTAAACTTTCTGCACTGGGGCTGGGAGCAATGAGACTGCCGCTGATAAAAGGTGGAGGGGATACCCAGATCGATGTGGAGCAGACGGCACAGATGGTGGATTATGCCCTGAAACACGGGATTAATTACTTTGATACCGCTTACGGTTATCATGACGGACAGTCAGAAACTGTGATAGGTAAGGTACTGAGTGCCTATCCGAGAGAAAGCTATTATCTGGCAACCAAGTTTCCAGGGTATGACTTGTCAAATATGGACAAAGTGGACAGCATTTTTGAAGAGCAGCTGAATAAATGCGGGGTGGAGCATTTTGATTTTTATCTGTTTCCCAACGTTTATGAAAAAAATATCGATCCCTATGTGGACGAAAAGTACGGCATCATGGAATATCTCTTAGAACAGAAAAAGGCCGGAAGGATCAAACATTTAGGATTTTCCTGCCATGGCCGCTATGACACGTTAAAGCGCTTTTTGGATGTTTACGGAGAGCATCTGGAATTCTGCCAGATCCAGCTGAATTATCTTGACTGGAAGCTTCAGGATGCCAAGGCGAAGGTAGAACTGCTCAATGAATATGAGATGCCGGTCTGGGTCATGGAGCCGCTTAGGGGAGGAAAACTGTCCGCGCTTTCAAAAGAAAACAGCAAGAAACTTAAGAACCTCCGTCCAGATGAGGGGATTCCAGCCTGGGCATTCCGTTTTCTCCAGACCGTTCCCGGAGTGACCATGGTCTTATCCGGCATGTCAAATATGGATCAGCTGGAGGAAAATGTGGCTACATATGCCGAAGAAAAACCTCTGGATGATCAAGAAATGACGGCACTGATGGAAGTGGCAGATAGTATGCTGGATATCCTTCCATGCACTGGCTGCCGGTACTGTACCTCCCATTGCCCGAAGAAGCTGGATATTCCTACATTGCTTTCCCTATATAATGAAAGCCGCTTTAACACAACAATCATCACACAGATGGCTGTGGAAGCTCTGCCGGAGGAGAAACGCCCGGACGCCTGTATCGGGTGCAGAGGATGTGAGGCGGTCTGTCCGCAGCAGCTGAAGATTTCTGAGGCCATGGCTGACTTTACAGAGAAATTGAAGCAGCCTGCAGGCTTATAA
- a CDS encoding LysR family transcriptional regulator, with the protein MELRVLTYFLMVAREENITKAANLLHVTQPTLSRQLMQLEEELGVKLFERSSHKIMLTEEGMLLKRRAQELVSLAEKTKQELSDKGQLSGDIAIGCGEIHSMGCFSEFLVSFRDKYPLIHYEIYSGNADNIKDRIERGLLDLGLLLEPVDIGKYGFIRMSQKEQWGVLVRKDSPLAHKKEIHPEDLVGIPLLSTKRELVQNELSNWFGEYADQIEVAA; encoded by the coding sequence ATGGAACTTCGTGTGTTGACTTATTTTTTGATGGTGGCAAGAGAAGAAAATATCACAAAAGCTGCCAATCTTCTGCATGTGACCCAGCCCACCCTTTCCAGACAGCTGATGCAGCTGGAAGAGGAACTGGGGGTGAAGTTATTTGAACGCAGCAGCCACAAGATCATGCTGACAGAAGAGGGCATGCTGTTAAAGCGCAGAGCCCAGGAGCTGGTCTCCCTTGCAGAAAAAACAAAACAGGAGCTGTCTGACAAGGGGCAGCTGTCCGGAGACATCGCCATCGGCTGCGGAGAGATCCACAGCATGGGTTGTTTTTCGGAGTTCCTTGTTTCTTTCCGGGATAAATATCCTCTTATCCATTATGAAATATACAGTGGAAATGCGGACAATATCAAAGACCGCATAGAGAGAGGTCTTCTCGATCTGGGGCTTTTGCTGGAGCCGGTGGATATCGGGAAATACGGGTTCATTCGTATGTCCCAGAAGGAGCAATGGGGAGTGCTGGTACGTAAGGACTCCCCGCTGGCTCATAAAAAGGAGATCCACCCGGAGGATCTTGTCGGCATCCCGCTGCTGTCTACGAAACGGGAGCTTGTACAGAATGAACTATCTAACTGGTTTGGTGAGTATGCCGATCAGATTGAGGTCGCCGCATAA